The Mangifera indica cultivar Alphonso unplaced genomic scaffold, CATAS_Mindica_2.1 Un_0052, whole genome shotgun sequence genome includes a window with the following:
- the LOC123206854 gene encoding uncharacterized protein LOC123206854 isoform X2 produces MRSQENAASVGINAESPLFPNQEVSELSFSQDSGTSLLQSEVAAAQACLVSTPEDITRNKRSGPERQEEAFSLQKQAIPTDARGLHQPPLSQRSDERLTEVSHKDFAEKIETQTPVDNDPERGIWSEEGSYLSKSSESVVASKNKIVASKLYEDNTFNPQKQSPLGKAPSNVRNMISAFESRLAQDMRPHVKSQPLGSQFSGIESEALNTSFLDEIKTDKVKLTQPISSGRFKRPFLAGGLQQASTYIRKRCDEHVSVRAFSEAKTYHDTRQLELSEADVKFKLKERKDSSGEMMRASTGKAATVSGRMLDEHTGQQSGKLFMNERHSAEKSTLKEIGKGVYPESLEKENWKDKQYSSICPGTWIFPVESRSLCITTGSKHLMDLMRNFHTESSMHGGCVKVNEGEKTDPKPKKSKPVNSTDDVEPSRGPVGQVMRVAIMIGFATLVIFTRQRNTS; encoded by the exons AACTTTCATTTTCTCAAGATTCTGGAACAAGTCTTCTTCAAAGTGAGGTAGCAGCAGCACAAGCTTGTTTGGTATCTACTCCTGAAGACATCACTAGGAACAAAAGATCTGGACCTGAGAGGCAAGAAGAAGCATTTTCTCTTCAAAAGCAAGCTATCCCA ACAGATGCAAGGGGACTTCATCAACCACCTTTGTCTCAAAGGTCTGATGAGCGTCTAACTGAAGTAAGCCACAAGGATTTTGCTGAGAAGATTGAGACTCAGACACCTGTGGATAATGATCCTGAAAGAGGCATTTGGTCAGAAGAAGGTTCATATCTGTCAAAAAGCTCAGAATCAGTTGTTGCTTCGAAGAACAAGATTGTTGCCTCTAAACTGTATGAAGACAATACTTTTAATCCACAGAAGCAGAGTCCATTGGGGAAAGCTCCAAGCAACGTGAGGAATATGATAAGTGCCTTTGAAAGCAGACTTGCTCAG GATATGAGACCTCATGTGAAATCACAGCCACTTGGATCTCAGTTCAGCGGGATTGAAAGTGAAGCTCTGAATACTTCATTTTTAGATGAAATTAAGACAGACAAGGTTAAACTAACGCAGCCGATATCCTCAGGGAGGTTTAAAAGGCCATTTCTGGCAGGAGGGTTGCAACAGGCCTCAACATATATCAGAAAAAGATGTGATGAACATGTTTCTGTTAGAGCTTTCAGTGAGGCTAAAACATATCACGACACTAGGCAGCTTGAGTTAAGTGAAGCAgatgttaaatttaaattgaaggaAAGAAAAGATTCTTCTGGAGAAATGATGAGAGCATCCACTGGTAAAGCAGCTACAGTTTCAGGAAGAATGCTTGATGAGCACACAGGACAGCAATCTGGTAAATTGTTTATGAATGAGCGACATTCAGCTGAAAAATCAACTTTGAAAGAGATCGGGAAAGGAGTTTATCCAGAATCTTTAGAAAAGGAGAACTGGAAAGATAAACAGTACTCCTCCATATGCCCTGGTACCTGGATATTTCCAGTTGAATCGAGAAGCTTATGTATTACAACTGGCAGCAAACATTTGATGGATCTAATGAGAAATTTTCACACTGAA AGTAGCATGCATGGTGGGTGTGTCAAAGTGAATGAAGGTGAGAAGACTGATCCAAAACCAAAGAAATCGAAGCCTGTGAATTCCACAGACGATGTTGAACCTTCCAGAGGACCAGTCGGACAG GTAATGAGAGTTGCAATTATGATAGGGTTTGCAACACTTGTTATCTTTACTAGACAAAGAAACACCAG CTGA